From Heteronotia binoei isolate CCM8104 ecotype False Entrance Well chromosome 3, APGP_CSIRO_Hbin_v1, whole genome shotgun sequence, a single genomic window includes:
- the FAM3B gene encoding protein FAM3B, with amino-acid sequence MRLGCNNFMKLAGFVFASICAWYLGSLFAYIVPEDSLAATIDNIQKVGEKPILRAPPPKRQKCDHWSPCPPGSYAYRLLSGGGKEKMAKICFEDEQLISEEKKNAGRGINIAIVDYDTGKCIDAKYFDMWEGEFSGAMTDFIKKAPQRSLLLMVTHDDGSTKLKENGKKAIADLGSKEIQNIRFRSSWAFIAAKGFKLPDNLEKEKINHSDNKMNRYGGWPAEIQIEGCIPQNLH; translated from the exons ATGCGGCTGGGCTGCAATA ATTTTATGAAGTTAGCAGGATTTGTTTTTGCATCTATCTGTGCTTGGTACTTAGGATCCTTATTTGCGTATATTGTACCAGAAGACTCACTGGCAGCAACTATTGACAACATTCAGAAAGTTGGAGAAAAACCAATACTTAGGG CTCCACCACCAAAAAGGCAGAAATGTGATCATTGGTCTCCTTGCCCACCTGGGAGTTATGCTTATCGCTTACTCAGTGGTGGGGGCAAAGAGAAGATGGCAAAGATCTGCTTTGAAGATGAACA GCTCATaagtgaagaaaagaaaaatgcagGGAGAGGCATCAATATTGCCATTGTGGATT ATGACACAGGAAAGTGTATCGATGCAAAATATTTTGACATGTGGGAAGGAG AATTTTCAGGAGCTATGACAGATTTCATCAAAAAGGCTCCACAACGATCGCTGCTCCTGATGGTGACTCATGATGATGGAAGCACCAA gttaaaggagaatggaaaaaaggcAATAGCAGACCTCGGCAGTAAAGAAATCCAAAATATACGATTCCGGTCAAGCTGGGCCTTCATAGCTGCAAAAGGTTTCAAGCTGCCAGATAACCTAGAAAAAGAAAAG ATCAACCATTCTGACAATAAGATGAACCGATATGGTGGCTGGCCAGCTGAAATCCAGATAGAGGGCTGCATTCCCCAAAACCTACACtga